One stretch of Priestia megaterium DNA includes these proteins:
- a CDS encoding DUF418 domain-containing protein — protein MKRFKMNAADKEQRIEAADVLKGIALIGILLMNMPNFYSPASYYDNNLLDRSRMNYVANGLVDVVVGQAGYALLAILFGFGFMKMFQRTYERKVSFTPFYVRRMTALLLVGAIHALFIWHGDMIVIYSFFALIMLFFQEAKKEVLLAWGTGIFSIYAVIMIVILTLAAFANEGDTAAGIHQPIIDQALQVYGHGSFASIFHQRLFDWYYAYNLNTVPFLFLSLFPLFLLGGFMAKSEWFEEIEEYIVETKWLCLISFIAYTASSVLPYVLDHNVATSYIHDTIGGTAGAIFIVTLVTLAMRSVSIQKIMQPFAFFGRMILTNYIVQSIVCTFLFYSYGLGYYGHISIVEGLGIAMIIIFIQLLGSWIWMSLFSDGPLEKLIRYATYGRSR, from the coding sequence GTATTGAAGCAGCGGATGTATTAAAAGGAATCGCGCTTATTGGTATTTTGCTCATGAACATGCCGAATTTTTATTCCCCTGCTTCCTATTACGACAATAATTTGTTGGACCGTTCAAGAATGAACTATGTTGCTAATGGATTAGTTGATGTAGTTGTAGGGCAGGCAGGCTACGCGCTGCTCGCTATTTTGTTTGGATTTGGTTTTATGAAAATGTTCCAGCGTACATACGAAAGGAAAGTAAGCTTTACTCCTTTTTATGTACGAAGAATGACGGCTTTGCTTCTTGTTGGGGCTATTCATGCTTTATTTATTTGGCACGGTGATATGATTGTGATATACAGCTTCTTTGCTTTGATCATGCTATTTTTTCAAGAAGCAAAGAAAGAAGTGTTATTAGCGTGGGGAACCGGAATATTTAGCATTTACGCTGTGATTATGATTGTTATTTTAACACTAGCGGCTTTTGCTAATGAAGGAGATACAGCAGCGGGAATTCACCAGCCTATTATTGACCAAGCGCTTCAAGTATATGGACACGGAAGTTTTGCGTCAATCTTTCATCAGCGCTTGTTTGATTGGTACTACGCGTATAATTTAAATACGGTTCCTTTTCTGTTTTTATCGCTATTTCCACTGTTTTTATTAGGCGGTTTTATGGCAAAAAGCGAGTGGTTCGAAGAAATAGAAGAATATATAGTGGAGACAAAGTGGCTTTGTCTTATTTCATTCATCGCGTATACAGCATCATCCGTACTGCCGTATGTTTTAGATCACAATGTAGCTACATCTTATATCCACGATACAATCGGAGGAACGGCAGGAGCTATTTTTATTGTAACGTTGGTCACATTAGCTATGCGAAGTGTATCTATTCAAAAAATCATGCAGCCATTTGCCTTTTTTGGGAGAATGATTTTAACTAATTATATTGTCCAGTCTATTGTATGTACATTCCTTTTTTACTCATATGGGTTAGGATACTACGGACATATTTCAATTGTAGAAGGTTTGGGTATTGCGATGATTATCATTTTTATTCAACTGCTGGGAAGCTGGATATGGATGAGCCTATTTTCAGATGGGCCGCTTGAAAAACTCATTCGGTATGCTACTTATGGACGCAGCCGCTAA
- a CDS encoding DUF1516 family protein, protein MAPLHIHVTLWTLLIISFVVSLILHRAGKAKGQKILHMVARLLYLLVLVSGLHMLAAWYHFQGAALIKGIAGVLVLVGMEMVLVRTEKRKRTGVAWAVLAIALILVFYYGYVVLG, encoded by the coding sequence ATGGCTCCACTACATATTCATGTAACGCTTTGGACATTGTTGATTATCTCGTTTGTGGTTTCGTTGATTTTACATCGAGCAGGTAAAGCTAAAGGTCAGAAAATCCTACATATGGTGGCGAGACTCCTATACTTATTAGTATTAGTATCAGGTCTGCATATGTTAGCAGCTTGGTACCATTTTCAAGGTGCAGCGCTCATTAAAGGGATTGCCGGAGTGCTAGTGCTTGTGGGAATGGAAATGGTACTTGTTCGTACTGAAAAAAGAAAACGTACAGGCGTTGCTTGGGCAGTTCTTGCAATTGCGCTTATCTTAGTATTCTATTACGGATATGTCGTACTAGGATAA
- a CDS encoding DUF2777 domain-containing protein, whose protein sequence is MNHYSKQQAMNNQPRSFVIGTVECVDSQWIFFEDESDEASMLHEVMDDTLELLIDTRWEKAIMVDDRQIKLHDGTYLLRNGDKLRLTKKLPYAYEQLLQSLPKETFLSFTQHLNSLKFSLYDCIYCHNTLCFLPTDGDTKGANFIIYDNEEKICAVQHLFERGTHHLDRFEYTVNDGERSMNIFLD, encoded by the coding sequence ATGAATCATTATTCTAAACAACAAGCTATGAACAATCAGCCGCGTTCCTTCGTGATTGGTACGGTTGAATGTGTTGATTCACAGTGGATTTTCTTTGAAGATGAAAGTGACGAAGCTTCCATGCTCCATGAAGTAATGGATGATACATTAGAACTTCTTATTGATACGCGCTGGGAAAAAGCCATTATGGTTGATGACCGTCAAATAAAGCTTCACGATGGAACGTATTTATTGCGAAATGGGGATAAGTTAAGACTGACTAAAAAGCTACCTTATGCATACGAACAGCTTCTTCAATCACTACCGAAAGAGACCTTTTTATCATTTACTCAGCACTTAAATTCATTAAAATTCTCTCTTTATGATTGTATTTACTGTCACAACACATTATGTTTTTTACCGACAGACGGTGATACAAAAGGTGCTAATTTTATCATTTATGACAATGAGGAAAAAATTTGTGCCGTTCAGCATTTATTCGAACGAGGTACACATCACCTAGATCGATTTGAATATACCGTTAACGATGGAGAGCGTTCGATGAATATTTTTTTAGATTAA